The nucleotide sequence AAACAGGCCGTTGAAATCGATATTCTGATTATTACCGACTGGATTCAGGTTGCCCCCCACCGCCTGGCTGTCTCCCACCTGTGTCTGTGATCCTCCCTGCAAAGTTTGCAACAGTCCCGGGTTTGGTCCCGCCTGTGCCAAGATGTGTACCGAAGAAACGGCAGCAGGGACTTTGACGGTAAGCGGTTCCTTCGTCAGATTGGAAATGAGAACGGAGGAACTGTAAGCACTCATGGGGTAGACGCGGGCTCCCAGTTGATGGTCTTCAATCCCCTCAAACAGATCCACCTGGGGTGCATCCTTCTTGAGACTCAAGATGGTCATGGGACCTTTTTTAGGTGTGCCATTGACGGGCGCGACGGATGTACTACACATCAATAACACCATTCCAAGAACAACTGGCAACTGTATTCGTTTGACCATTTTTAACTCCTGTCTACCACATCACGCATCTGGTGATTCGGTATTAGTGTTCAATGCGAACGCATTTTTAGAACGCATATGTTCAAGGCGTGCACACAAGAAACGTGTTTGCCTCATTAAGCCCGGTGAATTTGAATAGTGATATGAGCGCGACTTAAAAACTGACGGGTAAACTGAACGACGAACACTTTACAGAACTTGAAAAGTCTGTGATATTGAGCAGAAAATACAAGAAACTAAGAATTGAATATTAGAAAAGACAAGCTGCTCGCTCTCTCAACAATAACGATTTGATTTGAAGATTTCAATTTTTTTTTCATAAATCTTTTTTCATACCGCTTTGGAACACATTTATATGAGAGACTCAAACCGGACCGTACGCTGGGGAATCCTGGGTACGGCTCGTATTGCAGAGAAAATCAGCGTCGCCATTCATCAGGCAGAGAATGCTGAATTAACCTGTGTCGCCAGTCGCGATTCTGCGAAAGCAGCTGCATGGGCAAAGAAACATCGGGTTAAACGCAGTGTTGGCAGCTATGAAGCTCTCCTGCATGACCCCGAAATCGACGCTGTCTACATCCCGCTCCCCCCTTCACTTCACGGCGAGTGGACTGTCCGTGCTGCAAAAGCCGGCAAGCACGTTCTTTGTGAAAAGCCACTGGCACTGAATGTAAATCAGGCGCGCGAAATGCGACGTGTTTGCCTGGAACACGAAGTGCAACTGATGGATGGGGTCATGTGGTATCATCATCCGCGAGCGAAAAAAATACTGGATCTGATCCGCAGTGATTCCCTCGGAGAACACCGTCGCCTTACCTCCGCGTTCACATTCTGCTGGGATACAATCCCTGAAAATGATCTCCGATTACAGCGAAACCTCGGCGGTGGCTCGTTGGGTGATCTGGGCTGGTATTGTATTGGAGCCGCCCTGTGGGCATTCAATGAACTGCCACAAAAAGTTTTTGGAACTGCAAGGCCTTACAATGATGTAGACCTTAACTTCTCCGGAATCATGTGGTTCAGCAAAGATCGCATCGCTTCCTTTGACTGTGGATTTGATGTCAGTATGCGTAAATGGTTTGAACTGGCCGGAACAAAAGCATCCCTGGTCTGCGACGATTTCACTCGTCCCTGGGAAAATACCACGCCACAATTTCGCATCACGGATTCTCAGGGGAATTCCACAAAGTATGAAACAGAAAACCCATTGCAGGAAACCTGCATGATCAATCATTTCTGTAAGATCATTCGCTCGGGACACCTCGAGCAGCAATGGCCCGATCTGGGAATTAACACTCAACGGGTTCTGAATGCTCTGGATTATTCGGCACGTACTGAAACCGTCGTGAACCTGGCAGATTTCTTTCCCAAATAAGCGCATAAAAAAAGGCACTCTCACCAGTTCGATGAGAGTGCCTGAGGTGGAGACCTCCGCCTCGATGCAAGCTTGCTTTCCTGCTCGGAAAGCCGGACGTTTTTATCAGCCATTCAAGGCCGTCCATCAGTTGTAGTAGCCGCTACCTTCTTTACGTGGTGAACGGTCGCAGACGATATCGTTCTCGCCATCGCAGAAGTCAACCTGGTCATGGAAGCTGCTGCCGTCCGTGCAGGCTTTATGGCCGTGAGCTCCCGCAACGTAGTAGCTCTGGTTAATCCGCCCGAAGGCACTCCCGACATCTTCCAGCTCCTGGTTGACGCCATGGGCGACTTCACTCAGCCCGACAATCATAGCCAGCACGGCGATGGTGGAAATCAGGACCAGCTCGGACGAGACAATAAAGCCGGCCTCGTCGTTCATTAAACGGATCAGCGTAGTTTTCATGGTGATGGACTCCGGAAAGAGAATTGGTTCATTTTTGTTTCGGGTGTTTCGAAGCCTGCAGGGGTGGTGAGGCCCTGCAGGCGGCTGTCGTTGGAAAGAAAGCACGTTTCGGGTAGTTGAAGAGTTCTGCCTGGGGATTACTGCACGTCCCACTGACCGGAGCAGAAGTCAGGGCAGTCGTTGAATCTGCTGCCATCGGTGCAGGCTTTGTGGCCATGTGCGTTGCTCAATTTGTAAGACTGATCGATACTGGCGAAGGCACTGCCGACATCTTCCAGTTCCTGGTTGACGTTGTTGGCGACTTCAGACAGTCCGACGATCATGGCCAGCACGGCGATGCTGGAGATGAGTACGAGTTCTGCAGAAACAATGAAGCCGGCTTCGTCGTTGATCAGTTGGTTGATAATGTTTTTCATCGTGGTGGTCTCCAAAGTGTATGAAAGGTTTGCATCGAGTGGTTTGTGTTTCAAAGTTGATAAAGGGATGTAAAGCAAGCTGAATACCAAAGGGGCCCAACCGTAAATCTTTTTTAACAAACTGTTCAGAACTGGAATCGTAAGTGGTTACTGTAAAGGGAGATAAAAAAACCAGACTCAGCAGGATATTTTTGGTACCGCTCTGAAACGGATGTCTGCCACTTGAGGCGAAAAAGCAACACGCCGAGAGCAACCGGCTGTCAATCACACGTAACCGGTTAATATTTAATTACTTAGCGCAAAGATGCCTGAAAGCAACACGTGGGAAATCGGCAACACAGGTCCCAATTGTCCTCAGTTCACCCTGAGAGGAGTCGGTATAATTAATTCAATTGTCAGAGTCTGATTGTAATGGACCGTGGAGAGTGTAGTTTCACTGCAAAAAATCAAAAAAGTGTCTGATATCCACGATTTACTTCCGCTCGTACTCTTGACCTCAGCGGATAACAAGACATAATCTGAGGCACAGGAAGCAAGTACCACTACCAACGGTGACATATTCACTAAAGGTCAGGTACAGGCCGACTCGCGGGTGTAGCTCAGTGGTAGAGCACCACGTTGCCAACGTGGCTGTCGAGGGTTCAAATCCCTTCACCCGCTCTTTTTTTTCGCATGCAGAATCTCAGGGACAGAAACCGAGCCCCCATCTTATTTGAATGCGGGGCTTTTCATACTTTAAGTAGTATCACCCAATACGCAACGTCGCAGCTGGCTGCTGCCACCCTCAGATTGAGTGCCGTTTTTAGGTAATGCCCCATTGCTGTTTCCAACACACAAGTAAAAGAAAAGGATTGGACCGTGTCTGACGAACTCGCAACAACAGAAGAAACCGTCTCAGCGGATGGCGAGTACAAGATGTCCGTGACCGCCAAAATCGATGAGGTAGGTCCCTGTAAAAAACATGTAACCGTAACGGTTCCTCGCGCTGATATTGACCATTATTACTCAGAGTCTGTCTCCGAGCTTGGTGGCCAGGCAACAGTCCCCGGTTTCCGTGTAGGACATGTGCCAACCAAGCTGATTGAAAAACGCTTCCGTCAGGAACTTTCTGACCAGGTAAAACAACGGGTCTTAATGGAAAGCCTGGAATTGATCGCGGAAGATAATGATCTTGACCCGATCAACGAACCTACAATTGATATTGAAAGCCTGGAAATTCCGGAAGACGGCGAATTCACTTTCGAATTCGAAGTGGAAGTTCGCCCTGATTTCAAACTTCCTGAATACAAAGGTTTGAAACTGGAACGTCCTGCACGTGAGATCGCAGATAAAGACGTTGACGAATACCTGACTCGCTTCCTCGGCCAGTACGGCGAAATGGAAGAGCGCAAAGGCGCCGCTGAAAAAGAGGACTACCTGGAGCTTTCCATCAAATTCGAACACGATGGCAAACACCTCAGCGAAATCGCCGAACTGGTTGTTCCCCTGCGTCCTGTATTGCGTTTGCATGATGCCGAAATCACTAACTTTGGTGAACTGATGACTGGCGTCAAAACTGGTGACACCCGCGAAACCGAAGTGGAAGTTTCCGGCGAAGCAGATCAGATCGAGATGCGGGGCGAAAAAGTCAAAGCCCTGTTTACCGTCAAAAGCGTCAAGTTTATTCAAACTCCAGAAATCAACGAAGAACTGCTGGAACGGATCGGTGCCGAATCTGAAGAAGAACTCCGGGAAGAAGTCAAGAATATCCTGGAACGCCAGCTGACTTACGAACAACGTCAGTCTACCCGTTCTCAGGTTCTGGACAAGATCACAGAATCTGCCGACTGGGATCTGCCGGAAACACTCGTCTCCAAGCAGGTTGAGAACGCACTGCGTCGTGAAATTCTGGAAATGCAACAGGCTGGATTCTCCCGCCAGGATATTCAGGCTCGCGAAAATGAATTACGTCAAAAAGCCATTTCGACTACGCGTCAGGCTCTGAAGGAACATTTTGTACTCGACAAAATCGCGACCACAGAAAACCTCGAAGTACAACCTTCTGAAATTGACATGGAAATTTACTACATGGCAATGCAGCAGGGTGAAAGCCCACGCCGGATTCGGGCCCGCATGGTCAAATCTGGAATGATCGAAAACCTGGAAGCACAGCTGCGTGAACGAAAAGCAGTTGACGTCATTCTGGAAAAAGCAGAATACACCGATGTTAAAATGAAACCACAAGAAGAAAATAAAATCTCTGCCGTGGCACGTTCGGTCTGCTCCAGCTTCTCGGCTTCTGCTGCAGAAGAGGAAGAAACTGAAGAAGCAGACGAAGAATAATTTCTTCACCGGTTTCCTAAAAATTGATTTACCCGAAGCGACACTGTTGATGCAGTGTCGCTTTTTTATTTGGACCGGAATCTCTCTCAGTTTCCGTCCATGGGCCTGGTCCAACTCATCATAATAACAATCAGTCTATTCGAATAAACAGAATGTATTAAAATATCAGCCTGATCCTGAATACATAGAATCCAAATACACTACAGGTACCATGCAACGATGACTGCTGCACCGGGAGAGATCTCTCATACCAGTCCCCCGATCATTTTACTCGGGGCAAGTAATCTGACTCGTGACTTCCCGCTGATCCTGCGATTGCTGCAATCCTCCCTGAAATCCCCACTGGATATCTACACGGCAATGGGACACGGAAGATCCTATGGCAACTGGAGTCGTGTCCTCTATCGGGCCTTGCCTGGAATAACCCGCTGTCAACTCTGGGACGCATTCCCCACCGCGCTGACAGAGAAGTCCACTCCTCGGGCATTGTTAACTGACATCGGCAACGACCTGATCTATGGTCAATCTACTGATACCATTCTGGGCTGGGTCGAACACTGTATAAAACAGCTTAAGGAACATCAGGCACAGATCACAATCACCCTGCTTCCGGAGGCCAGTCTCGCGCAGCTCTCATCCTGGAGGTTTGAACTGACGCGACGACTCTTCTTTCCCAGTAACCCGGCTACTCTGGCAGACCTCAAAATCAAAGTCAGAGATTTAAACCAGAGCCTGATCAAGCTCGCGGATCAGGACAAAATTTCGGTCGTAACTGCCCCCAGAGATTGGTATGGTTTTGATCCGATTCACTATCGCTATTCTCAGCGAGTCAATCTCTGGAAAACGATTCTTTCTCATTGGGATCTGCCTGAACTGAACGCAATGACTGCCCGTAATCACTGGTTCGATTCATTTTATTCTATTACTCGGTTAACCCCTTCTACCAGGCGTCGGTGGGGAAAGCTGAAGGAGAAACCACAACCGGCTCGCATTTTGAGAGAGGGCACTCGAATTTCCGTTTTTTAAAGCACGATTGCGAGCCATAGCTCCCCTAACAGATATCCGAACAATATCTCAGCAGGAGTAAATCACGACTCAGATGCAGGTCAAAAAGACCTAATCTGTTGCCATTCTGGAAGTTAGTAAAATAATGTTGATATAATTTGAACTAAAATAAAGTTAGAAAGTGATATATTGGAAATTCGGACGCCTGATTAATTATGTAGCACTACGATTACTCATGACGCTCATCATCTTTAGAAAGCAGCAGTATGGCTGGTATCTTCTACCTCAGCATTTTGATTGGCTTGATGATCATCACCGTGGTAGGACATGGTATCTGGGTACTGATTGCTTCACTTTTCCGAGCCTCTTCGACCCTTAAATCCCTGAGTGATGAATCTGCCCACGCCCCCTCTGTACAACCACCTCTGGAAATCACTTTCAACGAGGATCGACAGATTGCGCAACGTTATCTGCGACGACTGTATTATGAAGGGAAGATTCCCGAGCAGGAATTTCAGAAACTGCTCCACTATACGACCGAAGAATTCATTTCGCCGACGCGTCCTGAACCTGCACCATCACCTCAATCGACTCAACCCATGGCCAAAGTCAGGACCGAGTCACCAGTCCCCACTCCTGTTGAACCAGAAATCGCAGCTGAAGAAGTCACAGACTTTCTGGATGAGAGTGATTTTCTAGAAGACTCTGCGACTCAACTCAAACCGGAAATTTTCTCACTCTCGTCACAGAAACTAACCCAGCAGAGTAAGAGCCTCGAACCACCAACAGAAAAAAGAGCGATTGGCTCTCTGTTGAACGCGTTCATGGAAGATAAAAATATTCGCTGGGGAGAACTGGTCAGTGGCCTGCTGATTGTCGGCAGCGCTATCGGGCTGGTCGTGAGCCTCTGGTCGACACTCAAAAACCAGATCCCCTATCTGCCGGCTCTGCTCTTCCTGTTGGCAACAGCTGCTATCCATGGAGCGGGTCTGTATACATTCAAACGCTGGAAACTGGAATCAACGAGTCGCGGCCTGTTATTGATTACCGTGCTACTCGTTCCACTTAACTTCCTGGCCGGGATTCGTCTCTCCGATCATCGACCGGCAACCGACCCGCTCTTTATTCTGGCAATCAGTATCGGATTTGCCGCGTTTGGCTGGATGGTCAGTTCCGCCAGTCGTATCCTCGTCAGTTTTGGTCGATTTCCCTTACTGGGGATCGTACTGGGAACATCAGCAGGACAGTTGATTATTTCCCGGGTGGCATCCAGTGAGCCTACCTTTTTACAGACGAACCTTCTGGCAATCCTGCCAGCAGGATGTTTTATCGTCGGCGTGGCCCTGATCCTCAAGCAGACGTTGAAGTGGAAGGAGGTCACAGATTCCCGAGCCCGGGAACTGGTCACACTCGGCGGTCTGTCCGTCTTCGCTGTACTGGCCCCCTGCTGGTTGCTGATCTGGAACACAACGAACCGCCTCGAAACGTTTTCCTGCCTGACTCCTTTATTCAGCCTGATGGAAATTCTACTGTTGGGCCTGGGACTGGTCCTGCATCACCGGAAGAATGGAGATGCTACTCCCCACTGGGCGTTGACGGGTTCTTCCATCGCCATCTTTTCCGCTTTAATGATCTTGATCAATTTTGCGATCGCCTGGCCACGCGTTGACATTCTGATTGTCCTGGGGATTGTCAATTGCATCAGTCTGTCGAGCCTCGCTATCCAGGGACGGTTTGCTCTCTGTCAGATCCCAGCATTGATTTCTGCAGCCATTGCCGGCCTGCTGGGCTTTCATCTTCTCACCGGTACGATCACCTGGGAGGGCACCTCACAGACAGCACTCATCGAAGCACTGCTGCTGGGACGCAGTTCGATCGTGCTTGCGATCTTTACTATTCTGACCACTGCAGGTGCATTATTTTTAAATCGAACAGGAAAACAGGAAGACGCCCGCTACTTCCTGTACACCGCGGGATGTTTTTCAATCCTCTCAACTTTGATCGCAGCGTATGCCGGTTTTATTACTCAGACTGATTTAAACTGGACCACGCTCGCGTTGCTGATGAATACGATATTCTGTCTTCTGGCCAACTGGCGAGTACAAAGAAAGTCTCTCTCCGCTATTGCATCGTTCCTCGGCTTTCTGACACTCCAACATGCACTCTGCCTGAATCTCTCGATTCGGGATGGACTCTCCCATTTGAAACTGTTTCCTGACGCGCCTTTTGTCTGGGGATGTTTCATCCATGCTACGACAGGACTGCTGTTTCTGATTGGACTGCATTACTGGTGTCGGAACAGAAACCCCACTCAACCCGCCTGGTCGCTGATTCCAGTGAAGTCGAATCACTTTACCAGACCGATGATTGCTGGATCAGTATGCACATCGCTGCTCATGATACCCTACGTGCTGTTACAAAACCTGTCTGCAGAAATGCACGCATTTTATTCGTTCTGGCTGATGCTGATCTGGATCTCCATAGCGTTGATTTTAAAATCCGATCGCTGGTTTCTGTGTTCGCAGTTCGCAGGAACAGCCGGCAGTCTGTATTCTGCAACAGCCATCGGTATGCGATACCGCCTCTGGGAAGGCGATGGTTTTGAACACCCCCGTTTCTGGCTGATTCACATCCTGGCTGTCATAATCTGGATTCTGGTAGGGTCAGTCATCCATTCGAAAAAGTATTCTCGGAATATGCTGGGAGCTCTCTCGCGCAGCGCTCGCAGGAATCTACAACCGGCCTTGCTGGCTGGATCGATCATGGCAACAGGCTTCGTCCTTTGCGCCGCCCTGTACCCGGCAATTCTAACTCAGTTGAAGGATTCCTACGCGATTGCAGCGATTCACCGTCTTGCCATTCCCTTTCTGGCAGTTTTCTTCATATACATTATGGTATTAGTCGGTATTGTCCTGACCAGTCCAAAACCAAAGCGACTGCACTCGCTACCCGGATTGATTATGGCATTGCTACTGCTGATTATTGTCTCCAACATAAGTGGCTTCGATCAGTATCTGCCTCTCTTCAGCTTTCAGCTTAAATTTGCCTCCGAAGCCTTCAGTTACTGGAGCTGGCTCTGCCTCAGTTTGCTGATCGTGGCCTGCCTGCCTTATCTTAACAGTCGCTTTCAATCAGGAACGGCGCTGGGGGTCCTGTTTATCTCCTATCTGGTTCCTTTCCTGATCGCCGGATATTTTATAGAACAGAATTGTGCAGCAGATATTTTGCGGTGGGGTTTAAGTCTGTACTCGCTGGCAATGATGCTGCTGATCATCAAATCGGAATCGCTTCTGAATCATCTGAAAGTTAAAGAAATTCGATTGCGATATTTGCCTCGACTGCTGGCGGATAAAACAACCTGGCGTAATCTGAGCGTGCTGGGGGTCACTTTGCCACTATCCGTAATCACCATCTTTCAGATCAATGGTTACTGGTTGGATTTTTCCCATGATCCGCAGCTTGTTTCTATATCAGATCGCGTCATACCCATGCTGACATTCTGTATGCCTCTCATACTCCTGCTGGTATCGGTGGTCTGCTATGCGATTCATTTTCGATCAGCAGGCTGGATGTTGATGGGTTCTCACTTCCTGGCATTGGTTGTCATCACGGGAACGATCATGAGCTTCACCGAACCCATCTCCTCCTTTGGAGCGGCTTCCTGGCTTCGAACATCCATCTTAACGGGTCTCGCATCTTCACTGTATGGTCTCTGCTGGCTGAAGCTGCTACCGAAAATCAGCCCGGAATTGAAAACACCTCTCACACTGACACCTGTTAACTGGCCTCTGATTCGCGTACATGCTGTTACCATGCTCTGCCTGATTGCCGGACCTTACCTGCTCCCATTTTTGATGAATCTGTCAAACCCTCTACAGGATTGGGAAAAATTCTTTCCTCAGATTCCACGAACCGTGCTGGTGTCACTCGGTCTGGCAACCGGGTTCCTCTGGTGGTTTTCGCGACGCTTCACCAGCAGCCTGTTGACTAACGGCATGACATTTCTCGGTTGTGCCTCGATTGGATTCGCAACAATTCTTTTCCGCCAGCACTCTGAAATGCCTGCCTGGAAAATCAATTTCCTGATGGAAGCGGGATTGATACTGGTAGGAAGCCTCCATACATTCAGTTTCCTGTTGAAACATCGATTGAATAATCAGCCCTCAGAAGCACTGCCAAGCGTCAGACGGCATTTCTACTGGAGTCAGGTTCTGGTCGTGACGCTGTTTCTGTACGCGTTTCGAGGAGCCTGGTACGATGCGCTGAGACCTCTGCCTGCAACAACCATCGCCGGCTTTGGAACGCTGGTTTATTTCCTGCTGGGCATTTCTCTTCGCAAAGAATTTCTGAAATACGCATCGCTGGCATCTGCGTTGCTGGGGACACTTTTTTTTGTGACTGCCACCTGGAATCTACAGACCGATTCCGTCTCTGCGCAACAGGCAATTGATCTGGTTAAATGGATGATCACAACGGCTGCCGTCATATCCGGGTGCTGGCTGACAATTGATCTGTATCAGATGCAACGGGCCAAAAAGGACATCACAACGGTTGAATCGCCGGCCCTCCAGCAGATCATCTCGCGAATTCTGACATTCACGATCCTGTTCTACACCCTCCTGATCACAGTCACTCGATCATTTCTGTTACAATCAGAAGTCCCCGTCATTCGCGATCTTGCAGGCTGGGCCACCTTACTGTCAGTGACACTGCTATTAATCGCTTTACTCTGGGATCCGAAAAGTCGCTACAGCCTGCAGGCACTTTTTCTCATAGGCATCTGTTATATCGGTACTTTCCTGAGTAACGAAACAGAACTTCGTCTGCTGGCGCAACACTCGGGGCTGGCTGTTTCCGGTTATGCCTGTCTGATTGGAATCCTGTGGCGGTTACGTGGCGCTGTGATACCGCTCACTCACAGCCTCAGAATGCCAAAGCAAATTCAGCATTCCAGCCGCTGGTTGCCTTCCGCAATCACAATCCTCGCCGTTTATTCGATCCTGGCTCTGCTCCACAGTGTACTGAGTTTTGAAGAATCAAGTCTACGGTGGTGGTCGGTGGCAGGAACCTTGATTACAGGATTTGCTTTTTATGCATTCAGTGATCTCAGTGAGTATTCCCTGCCGTTTAAGAAACGAACCCTGTTGGCATCCGGTATCGGTTTTGTCTATGCTGGCTGGGTTTTGCTCCCGGTAAAAAACAACTTTTACTGGCTCGATCATTTGATTCGTCTGCTGGAAGTTGTTTCCGTGCTGAGTCTGATTCTGACTGTCATCCAGGTCAAATGGAGATCCCTCACAGCCGACTGGTCGGAAGCCGTTCGTATAAGTTCACGCACATTTTTGTCAGCAGCGGGTTTCTCGCTTTTCTCTATTCTGATCTCAGAAGCAGGATTTCGAATCGCTGGAATTCCTCTGCAACTCTCCGCTGCCAGGATTGGTGTCGTTTCTCTGACGCTGGTTTCTTTATCTGCCGCCCTGATCCTGATGGCAGCAATTCCCAAATACGATCCCTTTCAATTATCCCTGAAACGGCGGATGTGGTATGTGTATGCAGCCGAAATCGTGCTGGCACTGCTGTTCCTGCACATCTACCTGACCATGCCCGAACTGTTCCGCGGGTACCTGCTCCCTTACTGGCCATACATTGTGATTGCCATTGCCTTCGCAGGCGCGGGAGTCGGTGAATTATTCGATCGTATCGGCCTGAATGTACTCTCTGAACCGCTACAGCGAACGGGAACTTTCCTTCCCTTACTCCCGGCACTCAGCTTCTGGATTCACGCTGCCTCTCATGAGCAGTCACCCATTGTGGGCGAGTATTCGATGGTTCTGCTGTTAATTGGAATCGTGTATGTCACGATGAGCTTATGGCGAAAATCGTTCGTCTACACAACTCTGGCAGCACTTGCCGGCAATGGTGCCTTGTGGGCCTTCTGGATGGAACAGGGGCAGGTCTTTACGCAACATCCTCAACTCTGGTTGATCCCCC is from Gimesia maris and encodes:
- a CDS encoding Gfo/Idh/MocA family protein — translated: MRDSNRTVRWGILGTARIAEKISVAIHQAENAELTCVASRDSAKAAAWAKKHRVKRSVGSYEALLHDPEIDAVYIPLPPSLHGEWTVRAAKAGKHVLCEKPLALNVNQAREMRRVCLEHEVQLMDGVMWYHHPRAKKILDLIRSDSLGEHRRLTSAFTFCWDTIPENDLRLQRNLGGGSLGDLGWYCIGAALWAFNELPQKVFGTARPYNDVDLNFSGIMWFSKDRIASFDCGFDVSMRKWFELAGTKASLVCDDFTRPWENTTPQFRITDSQGNSTKYETENPLQETCMINHFCKIIRSGHLEQQWPDLGINTQRVLNALDYSARTETVVNLADFFPK
- a CDS encoding Flp family type IVb pilin, encoding MKNIINQLINDEAGFIVSAELVLISSIAVLAMIVGLSEVANNVNQELEDVGSAFASIDQSYKLSNAHGHKACTDGSRFNDCPDFCSGQWDVQ
- the tig gene encoding trigger factor translates to MSDELATTEETVSADGEYKMSVTAKIDEVGPCKKHVTVTVPRADIDHYYSESVSELGGQATVPGFRVGHVPTKLIEKRFRQELSDQVKQRVLMESLELIAEDNDLDPINEPTIDIESLEIPEDGEFTFEFEVEVRPDFKLPEYKGLKLERPAREIADKDVDEYLTRFLGQYGEMEERKGAAEKEDYLELSIKFEHDGKHLSEIAELVVPLRPVLRLHDAEITNFGELMTGVKTGDTRETEVEVSGEADQIEMRGEKVKALFTVKSVKFIQTPEINEELLERIGAESEEELREEVKNILERQLTYEQRQSTRSQVLDKITESADWDLPETLVSKQVENALRREILEMQQAGFSRQDIQARENELRQKAISTTRQALKEHFVLDKIATTENLEVQPSEIDMEIYYMAMQQGESPRRIRARMVKSGMIENLEAQLRERKAVDVILEKAEYTDVKMKPQEENKISAVARSVCSSFSASAAEEEETEEADEE
- a CDS encoding SGNH/GDSL hydrolase family protein translates to MTAAPGEISHTSPPIILLGASNLTRDFPLILRLLQSSLKSPLDIYTAMGHGRSYGNWSRVLYRALPGITRCQLWDAFPTALTEKSTPRALLTDIGNDLIYGQSTDTILGWVEHCIKQLKEHQAQITITLLPEASLAQLSSWRFELTRRLFFPSNPATLADLKIKVRDLNQSLIKLADQDKISVVTAPRDWYGFDPIHYRYSQRVNLWKTILSHWDLPELNAMTARNHWFDSFYSITRLTPSTRRRWGKLKEKPQPARILREGTRISVF